The proteins below come from a single Phocoena sinus isolate mPhoSin1 chromosome 2, mPhoSin1.pri, whole genome shotgun sequence genomic window:
- the ITPK1 gene encoding inositol-tetrakisphosphate 1-kinase isoform X3, which translates to MKDDRICSPPFMELTSLGGDDTMRLLEENGLAFPFICKTRVAHGTNSHEMAIVFNQEGLSAIQPPCVVQNFINHNAVLYKVFVVGESYTVVQRPSLKNFSAGTSDRESIFFNSHNVSKPESSSVLTALDKIEGVFERPSDEVIRELSRALRQALGVSLFGIDIIINNQTGQHAVIDINAFPGYEGVSEFFTDLLNHITTVLQGQSAAAAGTGDAAPLRHSRLLAEQAGGLAAERTCSASPGCCSSMMGQEPPWTAEADVGGVGAGSTSKLPHQRLGCTAAVSPSFQQHCVASLATKASSQ; encoded by the exons aTGACAGGATCTGCTCACCACCCTTCATGGAGCTCACGAGCCTGGGCGGAGACGACACCATGCGGCTCCTGGAGGAGAATGGCCTGGCCTTCCCGTTCA TTTGCAAAACCAGAGTGGCTCATGGCACCAACTCTCACGAG ATGGCCATCGTGTTCAACCAGGAGGGCCTGAGCGCCATCCAGCCACCCTGCGTGGTCCAGAATTTCATCAACCACAACGCCGTCCTGTACAAGGTGTTCGTGGTCGGCGAGTCCTATACCGTGGTCCAGAGGCCCTCGCTGAAGAACTTCTCCGCGGGCACATCAG ACCGTGAGTCCATCTTCTTCAACAGCCACAACGTGTCCAAGCCAGAATCGTCATCGGTGCTGACCGCG CTGGACAAGATCGAGGGTGTCTTCGAGCGACCGAGTGACGAGGTCATCCGGGAGCTGTCCCGGGCCCTGCGGCAGGCACTGGGCGTATCGCTCTTTGGGATCGACATCATCATCAACAACCAGACGGGGCAGCACGCCGTCATCGACATCAACGCCTTCCCAG gctACGAGGGCGTGAGCGAGTTCTTCACGGACCTCCTGAACCACATCACCACCGTGCTGCAGGGCCAGAGTGCGGCCGCGGCTGGCACGGGGGACGCGGCCCCGCTGAGGCACAGCAGGCTCCTGGCGGAGCAGGCGGGCGGCCTGGCGGCCGAGCGGACGTGCAGCGCCAGCCCCGGCTGCTGCAGCAGCATGATGGGCCAGGAGCCGCCCTGGACGGCCGAGGCCGACGTGGGCGGCGTGGGCGCGGGCAGCACCTCCAAGCTGCCGCACCAGAGACTCGGCTGCACCGCCGCCGTGTCGCCCAGCTTCCAGCAGCACTGCGTGGCCTCGCTGGCCACCAAGGCCTCCTCCCAGTAG